The following are encoded together in the Penicillium digitatum chromosome 3, complete sequence genome:
- a CDS encoding Fungal specific transcription factor domain family protein, with protein sequence MATASMDALGAFTHMKDNIPAWITRVSELATHTHKRHNEYSEAYRRHANLKLRRRKNSSIRSIHTNDLVPIAQRKVPSPEPPAVEIPQDAPEQIQRSDRKRTIDEAPSVESNKEYNMLVSTRHNVIIEYDGHTQQTLETIARDIGVARNNLRRGQMSLMPRTGLRSGFLSKGMMNMPGGLGQTGSLSYVRSTRTTSGVVGISGTSALRKDSTFDFADKQLELAHSLCETAAYQVLRSGDCGTELDGVEEKFKMLLEAAINEVDRLLAEKKHQEEHKQKQQEGTAEGPPKPLPSPSAARLAMVAAMAANKPSMTTAGAIEVDDNSSFSAESIDISAFRSSQIRV encoded by the coding sequence ATGGCCACGGCATCGATGGATGCACTAGGGGCCTTCACCCACATGAAAGACAATATTCCTGCATGGATCACTCGCGTCTCGGAGCTCGCTACACACACTCACAAAAGACACAATGAATACTCCGAAGCTTACAGACGCCACGCAAATTTGAAGCTCCGCCGACGCAAAAATAGTTCTATTCGCTCTATCCATACTAATGATCTCGTCCCGATCGCACAACGAAAGGTCCCCAGCCCAGAACCACCGGCAGTTGAAATACCACAGGATGCGCCCGAGCAGATTCAACGTTCAGATCGCAAGCGCACTATAGATGAGGCTCCATCAGTCGAGTCCAACAAAGAATACAACATGTTAGTAAGCACACGGCACAATGTCATCATTGAGTATGATGGTCATACACAGCAGACACTCGAGACGATTGCACGCGATATCGGAGTGGCCAGGAACAATCTCCGCCGAGGGCAGATGTCCTTGATGCCCCGTACAGGGCTGCGCTCGGGCTTTTTGAGCAAAGGCATGATGAATATGCCAGGTGGACTAGGACAGACAGGGTCACTCTCTTATGTTCGCAGCACCCGGACCACAAGTGGAGTTGTCGGCATCTCTGGTACCAGTGCACTCCGAAAAGACTCCACATTTGACTTTGCAGACAAGCAACTGGAACTTGCCCATTCGCTTTGTGAAACGGCGGCGTACCAAGTCCTTCGATCTGGCGACTGTGGCACGGAACTGGACGGCGTGGAGGAGAAATTCAAGATGCTACTTGAGGCGGCTATCAACGAGGTCGACCGTCTTCTGGCAGAGAAGAAACACCAAGAAGAACACAAGCAAAAGCAACAGGAAGGGACCGCGGAAGGACCCCCCAAGCCGCTCCCTTCCCCCTCGGCGGCCCGACTGGCAATGGTTGCTGCCATGGCTGCGAACAAGCCCTCAATGACCACGGCAGGCGCCATTGAAGTCGATGATAACTCGTCTTTCTCGGCTGAGTCCATTGACATCTCTGCGTTCCGATCCTCCCAGATCCGAGTCTGA